From the genome of Candidatus Hadarchaeales archaeon, one region includes:
- the rpl12p gene encoding 50S ribosomal protein P1 produces the protein MEYIHAALVLHAAGKQVDEQGVINILKAAGVEVDEARVRALVSALKNVNIDEAIKSATIPAVPAAPAAPAAPSKAEEKKVEEKKEEKKEEEALAGLGALFG, from the coding sequence ATGGAATATATACATGCTGCGCTGGTGCTGCATGCGGCTGGCAAGCAGGTAGACGAGCAGGGAGTGATCAACATACTGAAAGCTGCCGGGGTTGAGGTTGACGAGGCGCGGGTTAGAGCGCTCGTTTCCGCGCTCAAAAACGTAAACATAGATGAGGCCATAAAGAGCGCGACCATTCCGGCTGTTCCTGCGGCTCCGGCCGCACCAGCCGCGCCTTCAAAGGCTGAGGAGAAGAAAGTAGAAGAAAAGAAAGAGGAGAAAAAAGAGGAAGAAGCTCTAGCAGGACTTGGGGCGCTCTTTGGATGA
- a CDS encoding 50S ribosomal protein L10 yields MISASKRIPQWKKDLVEDLARLMISHRVIGIADISNLPSELFQQIRQIFRGKAKLIVAKNTLVKLALDRASEVKPEIRKLRDHVRGQTCLILSDQNPFEINAILRRNIRKAPAKPGSIAATDIIIPAGETDLPPGPVVGELQRVGIKARIQAGRVVITEDCKLLKAGDVITKEISDALAKFGILPVELGLKIRVAFEDGLIYTPEILEIDEEKVSKMVKDAVAAGVCLSLNSGYPTATTIGIMIAEAHAKAIGLAVACRFPADEVLPKLLYIAHAEMLAVARRVGETEPAAIDEDLRKLIGSVEQMKPVEEKPKKEEVEEKPKEEKEEELSGLSALFG; encoded by the coding sequence GTGATTTCCGCTTCAAAAAGAATTCCGCAGTGGAAGAAAGACCTTGTGGAAGATCTGGCGCGCCTTATGATAAGTCATAGAGTAATAGGGATCGCTGATATCTCGAACCTTCCCTCTGAGCTTTTCCAACAAATAAGGCAGATTTTCCGGGGTAAGGCTAAACTGATAGTCGCGAAAAATACGCTCGTCAAGCTCGCTCTGGACAGGGCATCGGAAGTCAAACCAGAAATAAGAAAATTGCGCGATCACGTCAGGGGACAGACTTGTTTGATTTTGAGCGATCAAAATCCTTTTGAGATAAACGCTATCTTACGCAGAAACATTCGGAAAGCCCCAGCCAAACCTGGAAGCATTGCCGCAACCGATATAATAATCCCGGCTGGGGAAACCGATCTACCACCAGGACCAGTCGTGGGGGAGCTACAGAGAGTCGGGATAAAGGCGAGAATTCAGGCTGGAAGAGTTGTCATCACAGAGGACTGCAAGCTTCTGAAAGCTGGAGATGTTATCACAAAAGAAATTTCGGATGCCTTGGCGAAGTTTGGAATATTGCCCGTAGAGCTCGGATTAAAAATTAGAGTAGCTTTTGAGGACGGATTGATCTACACGCCCGAAATTCTAGAAATTGATGAAGAAAAAGTATCAAAAATGGTCAAGGATGCCGTTGCGGCTGGCGTATGTCTTTCACTGAACTCCGGATATCCGACCGCAACAACCATAGGAATAATGATCGCTGAAGCGCATGCGAAAGCGATTGGGCTTGCTGTAGCGTGCAGATTCCCGGCAGACGAAGTTCTTCCAAAACTGCTTTACATTGCACATGCGGAGATGCTTGCTGTTGCGAGGCGAGTAGGAGAAACCGAACCAGCAGCTATTGACGAGGATTTGAGAAAGCTGATCGGTTCAGTTGAACAGATGAAACCCGTCGAGGAAAAACCTAAAAAGGAAGAAGTTGAAGAAAAACCTAAAGAGGAGAAAGAGGAAGAACTATCGGGACTGAGCGCACTGTTCGGGTGA
- a CDS encoding 50S ribosomal protein L1, with amino-acid sequence MTINRKEILEAIAKAKQNKGERKFKQSFDISIAVEGLNPKKPESRITADVTLPHVPGKPQKILFFADGELARRAREAGADRVVGKEEIQRLEGKKKEIKKLVEEYDMTVAQADLMVLVGKILGPVLGPRGKMPRPIPSTADPAPLIERLRKTIRVMNKGQLCFHTKVGDESMDDEKIADNVMAVIEEIEKKVSDAGGRLKAIYLKTTMGKPVKVVVK; translated from the coding sequence ATGACAATCAATAGAAAGGAGATTCTCGAAGCCATAGCAAAGGCGAAGCAGAATAAGGGAGAAAGAAAGTTCAAACAAAGTTTTGATATTTCCATAGCGGTCGAAGGTCTAAATCCGAAAAAACCCGAAAGCAGAATAACAGCAGATGTAACTCTGCCTCATGTTCCTGGAAAACCACAGAAAATCCTCTTCTTCGCCGATGGAGAACTAGCTAGAAGAGCCAGGGAAGCTGGTGCGGACAGGGTTGTCGGAAAAGAAGAAATTCAAAGACTAGAGGGTAAGAAGAAGGAAATAAAGAAACTTGTTGAGGAATATGACATGACGGTTGCTCAGGCCGACCTCATGGTTCTTGTAGGCAAGATCCTCGGACCGGTTCTTGGACCGAGAGGGAAGATGCCGAGACCTATCCCTTCCACGGCCGACCCCGCGCCGCTGATAGAGAGACTTCGAAAGACGATCAGAGTAATGAATAAAGGTCAATTATGCTTCCATACAAAAGTCGGCGATGAGAGCATGGATGATGAGAAGATAGCTGATAACGTGATGGCGGTGATAGAGGAAATAGAGAAGAAAGTTTCAGACGCCGGAGGAAGGCTGAAGGCGATTTATCTTAAAACAACGATGGGCAAACCCGTTAAGGTGGTGGTAAAGTGA
- a CDS encoding 50S ribosomal protein L11 translates to MSPEIKLLIEGGKATPGPPIGPALGPFGLNVAKIVAEINQKTQEFEGMKVPVTLIIDPKTKSYEIKVGLPPVSALIKKELGLEKGASAPQKEIFGNLTMEQAIKIAKMKRGSSLAKTLKAAVKEVLGTCVSMGVTVEGKDPRIVQKEIDEGKYDEVLKE, encoded by the coding sequence ATGTCCCCAGAAATAAAGTTGCTGATTGAAGGAGGCAAGGCAACTCCGGGCCCCCCAATTGGCCCAGCCCTTGGTCCCTTCGGGCTGAATGTGGCAAAGATTGTGGCGGAAATCAACCAAAAAACCCAAGAGTTCGAAGGGATGAAAGTCCCGGTTACGTTGATCATTGATCCTAAAACGAAGAGTTATGAGATAAAAGTTGGACTTCCGCCAGTTTCTGCTCTGATCAAGAAAGAGCTGGGCTTGGAGAAAGGAGCGAGTGCACCACAAAAAGAGATTTTTGGGAACCTCACAATGGAGCAGGCTATCAAAATTGCAAAGATGAAGCGTGGAAGTAGTTTGGCGAAGACCCTCAAGGCTGCTGTGAAAGAGGTTCTTGGAACCTGCGTGAGCATGGGTGTAACAGTCGAGGGGAAGGATCCGCGTATTGTCCAGAAAGAAATCGATGAAGGAAAGTATGATGAGGTGCTTAAAGAATGA
- a CDS encoding transcription elongation factor Spt5 produces MEVPRVRIYAVKTTIGQERATADMIYARARSKGIKEFISVVVPHGLRGYVFVEVEGDHTVVEKLRSGIKHAKSVVRKEVALREIEPFISPGPPPIKVSAGDLVELTTGPLKGNRAKVIRVDEAKEEVTIELIEATFPIPVTVKVDMIKVIEKK; encoded by the coding sequence ATGGAAGTTCCGAGAGTCAGGATCTATGCGGTGAAGACAACGATTGGCCAAGAAAGAGCTACGGCGGATATGATTTACGCCAGAGCAAGGAGTAAAGGCATCAAGGAGTTTATCTCTGTTGTTGTTCCACACGGACTTAGGGGCTATGTCTTTGTCGAGGTGGAGGGTGACCACACCGTCGTGGAGAAACTCCGTTCTGGAATAAAGCATGCAAAGAGTGTGGTGAGGAAGGAGGTTGCATTAAGAGAAATCGAACCCTTCATCTCACCGGGTCCGCCACCCATCAAAGTGAGCGCCGGGGACCTTGTAGAATTAACTACTGGACCGTTAAAAGGAAATAGGGCGAAAGTCATCAGAGTAGACGAAGCAAAAGAAGAGGTTACGATCGAACTCATCGAGGCAACCTTTCCGATTCCAGTCACGGTCAAAGTAGATATGATTAAAGTCATAGAGAAGAAATAA
- the ftsZ gene encoding cell division protein FtsZ — MSKSVTPNPEGIWKPGISPVPTRGPAPPKGVTQEELEEILREARAKIFVVGCGGAGCNTISRIAKVGIEGAETIAINTDAQDLLYTVADRKILIGRETTRGLGAGNDPDKGEAAAREEEDVIKDHLYGADLVFVTCGLGGGTGTGSIPVVAEIAKNLGALTVGVVTLPFTVEGTRRMKNARRGLEKLKQVADSIIIIPNDKLLQLAPNISLISAFELADKILMNSIKGITELITKPGLVNLDFADVRAVMKDSGIAAIGIGESDTANRAEDAANEALNSPLLDVDVTGAKGALVNVSGGPDLSVAEAERVVSKVSEVVDPEGQVIWGAQIDENLKKTLKVMVVLTGVHSPYAAEPKLTRKIEIDLGLKEI, encoded by the coding sequence ATGAGCAAAAGTGTTACTCCTAATCCCGAAGGAATTTGGAAACCCGGAATTTCCCCTGTGCCTACGAGAGGTCCGGCACCCCCTAAGGGCGTGACACAAGAGGAGCTCGAGGAAATACTCAGAGAGGCGAGGGCAAAGATTTTCGTGGTTGGTTGCGGAGGCGCTGGATGCAACACTATTTCGAGAATAGCGAAGGTTGGGATAGAGGGCGCCGAAACGATTGCTATCAACACCGATGCACAGGATTTGCTCTACACGGTCGCGGACAGAAAGATTTTAATCGGCAGGGAAACTACGCGGGGACTCGGGGCGGGCAACGATCCGGACAAGGGGGAAGCTGCAGCCAGAGAAGAAGAAGACGTAATCAAGGATCACCTCTATGGGGCAGACCTAGTCTTTGTCACATGTGGTCTGGGCGGAGGAACGGGGACAGGATCTATCCCAGTCGTTGCGGAGATTGCTAAAAATCTAGGAGCTCTAACAGTCGGTGTCGTCACACTTCCGTTCACGGTGGAAGGCACGAGGAGAATGAAAAATGCGAGGCGAGGACTTGAGAAGCTCAAGCAGGTGGCAGACAGCATCATCATAATCCCGAATGATAAGCTTCTGCAGCTTGCGCCGAATATCTCCCTCATCTCAGCGTTTGAGCTCGCCGACAAGATCCTCATGAACAGCATCAAAGGGATAACAGAATTAATAACAAAGCCTGGTCTCGTGAATTTAGATTTCGCCGATGTCAGAGCCGTGATGAAAGACAGCGGGATAGCGGCAATAGGTATAGGAGAATCAGATACAGCAAACAGGGCGGAGGATGCCGCAAATGAAGCTCTTAACAGCCCACTCTTGGACGTCGATGTGACCGGTGCAAAGGGAGCACTCGTAAACGTTTCCGGAGGACCCGATCTCAGCGTAGCGGAAGCGGAAAGAGTTGTCTCTAAGGTTTCGGAAGTTGTTGATCCGGAAGGCCAAGTGATATGGGGAGCGCAGATAGATGAAAACTTGAAAAAAACGCTCAAGGTTATGGTGGTTCTCACGGGAGTGCATTCGCCCTATGCTGCTGAACCGAAACTAACTAGAAAAATAGAAATCGATCTTGGACTAAAGGAGATATAG